One window from the genome of Polynucleobacter sp. MWH-Svant-W18 encodes:
- a CDS encoding fumarylacetoacetate hydrolase family protein has translation MAQWLRFQHQGTSGLGQLNGDHISVYSGNLFQGPKPTGETLKLADVTIDIPCTPSKMVAMVDNFHALVTKLEHAVPAEPLYFLKGNNSFLAANQIIRTPKSYSGKVVYEGELGIVIGKHCHEADEAQAAQAIFGYTCINDVTAIEILNREPGYAQWTRSKSFNTFGVFGPYITTEIDPSKLTIKTILNEQERQNYPVSDMIFPPAKLVSLISQDVPLEPGDIIACGTSVGVGSMKPGSSVSIIIEGVGRLDNRFE, from the coding sequence ATGGCTCAATGGCTTCGATTTCAGCATCAAGGAACAAGTGGTTTAGGACAGCTCAACGGCGACCACATTAGCGTCTACTCAGGCAATCTATTTCAGGGCCCTAAACCTACTGGTGAAACACTCAAATTAGCAGATGTGACGATTGACATACCTTGCACACCATCCAAGATGGTAGCCATGGTTGATAACTTCCATGCGCTAGTTACCAAACTTGAGCATGCCGTGCCAGCAGAGCCTTTGTACTTTCTGAAAGGCAATAATTCTTTTTTGGCAGCAAACCAAATTATTCGAACACCCAAATCCTATTCAGGAAAAGTGGTTTACGAGGGCGAGCTCGGAATTGTGATTGGCAAACACTGCCATGAAGCGGATGAAGCACAAGCCGCTCAGGCCATCTTTGGTTACACCTGCATTAATGATGTCACCGCCATTGAAATTCTGAATCGTGAGCCAGGGTATGCTCAGTGGACACGCTCAAAGAGTTTCAATACCTTTGGTGTATTTGGGCCTTACATCACCACTGAGATTGACCCTAGCAAACTCACAATCAAAACCATCCTGAATGAGCAAGAGCGTCAAAACTACCCTGTCTCAGATATGATTTTCCCGCCTGCAAAACTAGTGAGCTTGATCTCACAAGATGTTCCACTAGAGCCAGGCGACATCATTGCTTGTGGCACCTCTGTTGGCGTTGGCTCCATGAAACCTGGCAGTAGCGTCAGCATCATTATTGAAGGTGTTGGTCGACTCGATAATCGCTTTGAGTAA
- a CDS encoding polyprenyl synthetase family protein, translating into MTSTVKINDLSQILAPIALDFKALDGVIRERLASKVALIDQISTYIIHAGGKRVRPALLMLVAKALANGQETSHSLEMAAVVEFIHTATLLHDDVVDESTLRRGRETANAAFGNAASVLVGDFLYSRAFQMMVSPNDLRVMQILSDATNTIAEGEVLQLLNMNDPEVDEASYLQVIRYKTAKLFEASTELGAILANATDVQREQAAAFGRHIGTAFQLMDDLLDYTANAAQMGKNAGDDLREGKPTLPLIYLLENGSKEERLLVRAAIEQNQDLPDDVFAQILGAVQSSGALDYTQSAAKREADLALECIQDFPNNEATAALRALCEYSLARQT; encoded by the coding sequence ATGACGAGCACTGTCAAAATCAATGACTTAAGCCAAATCCTGGCCCCGATTGCCTTAGATTTCAAGGCCTTAGATGGGGTCATTCGTGAGCGATTAGCCTCAAAAGTTGCCTTAATTGACCAAATTTCGACCTATATCATCCACGCAGGCGGAAAACGGGTAAGACCAGCCCTTTTGATGCTGGTAGCCAAGGCACTGGCCAATGGCCAGGAAACCTCCCATTCCCTAGAAATGGCAGCGGTAGTGGAATTTATCCATACTGCCACCCTCCTTCACGATGATGTTGTAGACGAATCCACCCTCAGAAGGGGGCGAGAAACCGCAAATGCCGCTTTTGGTAATGCCGCCAGCGTTTTAGTGGGGGATTTTCTCTACTCCAGGGCATTTCAGATGATGGTTAGCCCAAATGACCTTCGGGTCATGCAAATCCTATCGGATGCCACCAACACGATTGCCGAGGGTGAGGTTTTACAACTCCTGAACATGAACGATCCAGAGGTGGATGAGGCAAGCTACCTTCAAGTTATCCGCTACAAGACCGCCAAACTTTTTGAAGCCTCTACAGAACTTGGTGCAATTTTGGCCAATGCAACTGATGTACAGCGCGAACAAGCAGCTGCCTTCGGTCGGCACATTGGTACTGCGTTCCAGTTAATGGATGACTTATTGGATTACACCGCTAATGCTGCTCAGATGGGCAAGAATGCTGGAGATGATTTACGTGAAGGCAAACCCACTTTGCCACTGATCTATTTACTGGAAAATGGCAGTAAAGAAGAGCGTCTTTTAGTGCGGGCTGCAATTGAACAAAACCAAGATTTACCAGACGATGTATTTGCCCAAATTTTAGGAGCTGTACAAAGCTCTGGAGCCCTTGACTACACACAATCTGCAGCAAAACGTGAGGCTGATCTGGCTTTGGAATGTATTCAAGACTTCCCCAACAATGAAGCAACCGCTGCGCTTCGTGCGCTATGCGAATACTCCCTCGCTCGCCAAACTTAA
- a CDS encoding GspE/PulE family protein codes for MSGHHEDSLIIRTWHEIAVHALASRASDIHIEAGLRGTLVRIRVDGLLQVQSHFPLDLHERLITRIKILARLDIAEKRLPQDGRLLVGNDFSKPDVDCRVSILPTLYGEKAVVRILPNRIDELSIDQIGLLPEQLTIIRSALSQTNGLILVTGPTGSGKTRTLYSCLHELNQSHRNLCSIEDPIEIRLPGVNQVAYHPRAGLDFATIIRALLRQDPDVIMIGEIRDSASAQLAIQAAQTGHLVLSTLHTKDARGALTRLNSLGIDDESIQSCLRSVSSQRLVRKRCQACEGSSPTENINCSACKGSKRYGRIGIHEVLSSNHLFNPSIKHATMADVGLHYLKTGLILHSDLEAEIGTWQ; via the coding sequence TTGAGTGGTCATCATGAAGACTCACTCATTATTCGCACCTGGCATGAAATCGCAGTTCATGCGCTTGCATCCAGAGCGAGTGATATCCATATTGAAGCCGGACTTCGTGGGACGCTAGTTCGGATTCGGGTAGATGGCTTGCTACAAGTACAGTCACATTTTCCGCTGGACCTGCATGAACGCTTAATCACCCGCATCAAAATCTTGGCGAGGCTTGATATCGCTGAAAAACGTCTGCCGCAAGATGGTCGATTACTCGTTGGAAACGACTTTTCTAAACCCGACGTAGATTGTAGGGTTTCTATACTCCCCACCCTGTACGGTGAAAAAGCCGTTGTGAGAATCTTGCCAAACCGCATCGATGAATTATCGATCGATCAAATTGGTTTATTACCAGAACAGTTGACAATCATTCGAAGCGCCCTTAGTCAGACGAATGGGCTGATCTTAGTTACTGGCCCAACGGGAAGCGGCAAAACACGTACTCTATACAGCTGCCTGCATGAGCTGAACCAGAGTCACAGAAACCTGTGTTCCATTGAAGATCCTATTGAAATTCGGCTTCCTGGTGTGAATCAAGTGGCATATCACCCCCGTGCAGGCTTAGACTTTGCAACTATTATTCGCGCCCTACTCAGACAAGATCCGGATGTCATCATGATTGGCGAAATTCGGGATAGCGCAAGCGCGCAGCTTGCTATTCAAGCTGCACAAACAGGTCATCTGGTCTTAAGCACACTGCACACAAAAGATGCCAGAGGGGCTCTCACTAGGTTAAATAGCTTAGGGATTGATGATGAGTCTATCCAATCCTGTTTACGTAGCGTCAGCTCACAGCGCTTGGTTCGTAAGCGCTGCCAAGCATGCGAAGGCAGCTCCCCTACTGAAAATATCAACTGTAGTGCCTGTAAAGGAAGTAAGCGCTATGGTCGAATTGGAATACATGAAGTACTAAGTAGTAATCATCTCTTTAATCCTTCAATCAAGCATGCCACTATGGCTGATGTGGGTCTCCACTACCTCAAAACAGGCTTGATATTGCATTCTGACTTAGAAGCTGAGATTGGCACATGGCAATAA
- a CDS encoding HlyC/CorC family transporter, which yields MDTFFDDWPFYSQVALVLFLLALSGFFSMAETSMLSSNRHRLRAMAASGNAGAALAERLLKRIDSLLSVLLISNNLINTILPILVTGIALHLFGDSGLVLSIATLVVALLIIIFSEITPKVIGAAFPEKIASRVGWFILPLTFFLKPLLWLINNFVSGLMRVSGLQSSSDSRTMSKEELRSLVLESNRFVSNHHRNILLNLFNLENITVDDVMTPRSKIEILDLSRPIDEVVQQLETCYHNKLPVCDGDSERIVGILSVKKALSLLGDTDLQHEDFRSLLNEPYFIPSGTPVLQQMQFFQDNQQRLSLVVNEYGEVLGLVTFEDIVEELIGEFTTSFSNLSTDPHWLADGTYLASGSASLRDLNRLLNLNLPLDGPRTLNGLILEKLEAIPDHDVSLRIADIVMEIVQFDDQGVKTVKLYRPILSPAQD from the coding sequence ATGGACACCTTTTTTGACGATTGGCCTTTTTATAGCCAAGTTGCTCTTGTCCTATTTTTACTCGCACTCTCAGGCTTTTTCTCCATGGCCGAGACCAGCATGCTTTCCTCCAATCGCCATCGCCTACGTGCCATGGCTGCGAGTGGGAATGCTGGCGCTGCTTTAGCAGAACGACTGCTCAAGAGGATTGATTCACTTTTATCGGTTCTCTTAATTTCTAACAATCTCATTAATACTATCCTCCCTATTTTGGTGACTGGTATTGCTTTACACCTATTTGGAGATAGCGGCCTAGTACTTTCCATCGCTACCCTAGTAGTTGCCTTACTCATCATTATCTTTAGCGAAATCACCCCAAAAGTGATTGGTGCAGCCTTTCCAGAAAAAATTGCGTCTCGAGTTGGTTGGTTCATTCTGCCGCTCACCTTTTTCCTTAAACCCCTTTTATGGCTCATTAATAACTTTGTTTCAGGCTTAATGAGAGTATCTGGCTTGCAATCCTCTTCAGATAGCAGAACCATGAGCAAAGAGGAGTTGCGTAGCCTAGTTCTAGAATCGAACCGTTTCGTCTCGAATCATCATCGCAATATTCTGTTGAACTTATTCAACCTTGAAAACATTACGGTTGATGATGTCATGACCCCTCGATCCAAGATTGAGATCCTGGACCTCTCACGACCCATTGATGAAGTAGTCCAGCAATTGGAGACTTGTTATCACAATAAGTTGCCAGTATGTGATGGTGACTCTGAGAGGATTGTCGGCATCTTGTCTGTCAAAAAGGCACTTTCCCTTTTGGGCGATACCGACTTACAACATGAAGACTTTAGATCATTACTCAATGAGCCATATTTCATCCCAAGTGGTACCCCGGTTTTGCAGCAGATGCAATTCTTCCAAGACAACCAACAGCGCTTGAGTCTAGTCGTTAATGAATATGGTGAAGTTCTGGGTCTAGTCACGTTTGAAGATATCGTGGAAGAGCTGATTGGGGAGTTCACTACCTCCTTCTCCAACCTATCAACCGACCCACATTGGCTCGCAGATGGTACGTATCTCGCCAGTGGTAGCGCCTCGCTGCGAGATCTTAATCGCTTACTCAACCTCAACCTTCCATTGGATGGCCCCAGAACTCTCAATGGCCTGATACTCGAAAAACTTGAGGCTATTCCAGATCACGATGTCAGCCTTCGCATTGCCGATATCGTGATGGAAATTGTGCAGTTTGATGATCAGGGAGTGAAGACCGTCAAGCTTTATCGCCCCATCTTAAGTCCTGCGCAAGATTGA
- a CDS encoding 2-dehydropantoate 2-reductase, whose amino-acid sequence MKICVIGGGGAIGGYLAVMLSRAGNDVTVVARGATLAAIKKNGLTLINEEHPEPLVAKVKAVEKITDVETPDVVILAVKAHQVDPIIHDLASIIGSETILIPMQNGIPWWYFQKLSGEYQDHSVETIDAGGIAKNAINPNNIIGCVVYPATFSEAPGVIRLVEGNRFPLGELDGKVTERVQKMSEMMTNAGFKSPVLEDIRSEIWLKLWGNMTFNPISALTHGTLEGICQFPLTRELARNMMAEAQAIAGKLGVTFRVDIERRIAGAEKVGKHKTSMLQDLEAGRSLEVDALLGSVIELGNITKTPTPCLNTVFALTKYLDENIQATGGSLALPPVGDCYVLN is encoded by the coding sequence ATGAAAATCTGTGTAATCGGAGGCGGTGGTGCCATTGGCGGCTACTTAGCGGTCATGCTCTCGCGAGCAGGCAATGATGTCACTGTAGTCGCGCGGGGAGCCACTCTTGCCGCTATCAAAAAGAACGGTTTAACGCTCATTAATGAAGAACACCCTGAGCCTTTAGTCGCAAAAGTGAAGGCGGTTGAAAAAATTACTGATGTAGAAACACCTGATGTGGTTATTCTGGCTGTGAAGGCGCATCAGGTTGATCCAATCATTCATGATTTGGCATCGATTATTGGATCAGAAACTATTTTGATCCCAATGCAAAACGGAATTCCTTGGTGGTATTTCCAAAAATTGTCAGGCGAGTATCAGGACCATAGTGTTGAGACGATTGATGCAGGTGGCATTGCTAAGAACGCTATTAATCCAAACAACATTATTGGTTGCGTAGTTTACCCAGCGACTTTCTCTGAGGCGCCTGGTGTGATTCGCCTTGTCGAAGGTAATCGCTTCCCTTTGGGTGAGTTAGATGGCAAGGTGACAGAGCGAGTACAAAAAATGTCAGAGATGATGACTAATGCAGGCTTCAAGTCACCAGTGCTCGAAGATATTCGTTCAGAAATTTGGCTCAAGCTTTGGGGCAATATGACTTTTAATCCCATTAGCGCTTTGACTCACGGGACTTTGGAAGGTATTTGCCAGTTCCCATTAACGCGAGAATTAGCACGTAATATGATGGCCGAAGCACAGGCAATTGCCGGCAAGTTGGGTGTCACTTTCCGTGTGGATATTGAGCGCCGCATCGCGGGTGCAGAAAAAGTGGGTAAACACAAAACATCGATGCTGCAGGATTTGGAAGCTGGACGTAGCTTGGAGGTTGATGCCTTATTAGGTTCTGTGATTGAACTCGGTAACATCACTAAGACACCTACACCTTGCTTAAATACCGTTTTTGCTTTAACTAAATACCTTGATGAAAACATCCAAGCAACTGGTGGAAGTCTGGCCTTACCTCCAGTAGGTGATTGTTACGTGTTGAACTAG
- a CDS encoding methylated-DNA--[protein]-cysteine S-methyltransferase — protein MASSHRQTRSDSAQYCVITAPFGRLGIGTELVDDSLMLSKIDYLPATAQLMSPKNHLAKEAEKQFRAYFKNPDYQFDLPTKPAGTEHQKKVWAAVQTIPVGKTKTYGDIASQLKSGARAVGTACGANPYPLVAPCHRVVSAKGIGGFMKEDAPGLYRQIKIWLLKHEGVL, from the coding sequence ATGGCATCTTCTCATCGGCAAACCCGTTCTGATAGCGCTCAATATTGTGTGATCACAGCCCCTTTTGGGCGGCTGGGCATTGGTACTGAATTGGTGGATGACAGTTTGATGCTGTCCAAAATCGACTATCTTCCAGCTACAGCCCAACTCATGAGCCCTAAAAATCACTTGGCTAAAGAGGCAGAAAAGCAATTTAGGGCCTATTTCAAGAACCCTGATTATCAATTTGATTTGCCTACTAAGCCAGCGGGGACAGAGCATCAGAAAAAGGTGTGGGCCGCCGTTCAAACTATTCCTGTGGGTAAGACAAAAACCTACGGTGACATTGCGAGTCAATTAAAAAGCGGGGCTCGTGCTGTCGGGACAGCCTGTGGAGCAAATCCTTATCCTTTAGTTGCCCCTTGTCATCGAGTAGTTTCTGCAAAAGGAATCGGCGGCTTCATGAAGGAAGATGCACCAGGGCTCTATCGCCAAATCAAAATCTGGCTTTTAAAACACGAAGGTGTTCTCTAG
- a CDS encoding squalene/phytoene synthase family protein, with product MSSPKNHFGYNPNSDLAYQKAILGSVSRTFALTIPLLPTSIEKVVGNTYLLCRIVDTIEDAANLDPDTKQRLSKLFLDAVLEKSSVESFVDPCLAALSDYGNSDELDLIAHTPTVLRILHTCSKADQAAVSRCISVMSEGMSYFHSKQNAAGLKDLNEFEKYCYVVAGVVGELLTTIFSNHSPAFAKQIKSHENLAIAFGQALQMTNILKDSPEDRARGVSWKPAGMDQNQLLQIAYRKLQESLDYIALIPKKEFGMRRFCFLAFGLAVMTLSKIAQQESFNDKDELKLKRKTVMAFYVFTKFAVASDSLMKVFFFAASRPLRKVR from the coding sequence GTGAGTTCCCCAAAAAATCACTTCGGCTACAACCCTAATTCTGACCTGGCCTACCAAAAAGCCATTTTGGGCTCAGTCTCCCGCACCTTTGCTTTAACCATTCCCCTCTTGCCCACTAGCATTGAAAAAGTGGTGGGCAATACCTATTTACTTTGTCGCATTGTGGATACGATTGAAGACGCTGCGAACTTAGATCCAGATACCAAACAACGACTTTCTAAATTATTTTTAGATGCCGTACTTGAAAAAAGTTCCGTTGAATCTTTTGTGGATCCCTGTTTAGCTGCCCTCTCTGACTATGGCAATTCAGATGAACTGGATCTGATTGCGCACACACCAACTGTGTTGCGCATCCTGCATACATGCTCTAAAGCCGATCAAGCGGCAGTTAGTCGCTGTATTTCTGTCATGTCAGAAGGAATGTCATACTTTCATAGCAAACAGAATGCGGCTGGCTTGAAGGATTTAAATGAATTTGAGAAGTATTGTTATGTAGTTGCTGGAGTTGTTGGAGAGCTCCTCACGACGATCTTCAGCAATCACTCACCTGCTTTTGCAAAGCAGATCAAGAGTCATGAGAATTTAGCAATTGCTTTTGGACAGGCTTTGCAAATGACTAACATTCTCAAAGACTCTCCTGAAGATAGGGCTCGTGGCGTATCTTGGAAACCCGCTGGCATGGACCAGAATCAGCTTTTGCAGATTGCCTATAGAAAACTACAGGAATCTCTAGACTATATTGCGCTGATTCCAAAAAAAGAGTTTGGAATGAGGCGTTTTTGTTTCTTAGCCTTTGGCCTCGCAGTCATGACGCTGTCGAAAATCGCACAGCAGGAATCTTTCAACGATAAAGATGAGCTTAAGCTGAAGCGCAAAACGGTAATGGCGTTTTACGTCTTTACAAAATTTGCAGTAGCCAGCGATTCTTTAATGAAAGTCTTTTTTTTCGCGGCGTCACGCCCTTTGCGTAAAGTACGCTAA
- a CDS encoding sodium:solute symporter family protein: MLIWFVIIYWVISVGIGLWAALRVKNTADFAAAGHSLPMPIVTATVFATWFGSETVLGIPATFLKEGLGGVVSDPFGSSLCLILVGLFFARHLYNRRMLTIGDFFREKYGRTVEVLVTLCIVVSYLGWVAAQIKALGLVFNVVSEGGISQTGGMMIGAASVLIYTLFGGMWSVAITDFIQMIIIVVGMLYIGGEMTMQTGGVAVVIEHAAAAGQFSNFWPDMNLASILGFVAALCTMMLGSIPQQDVFQRITSSKNVNIAVQAAILGGVLYFIFAFVPMYLAYSATLINPDLVKEYLDTDPQMILPKLILNHAPMIAQVMFFGALLSAIKSCASATLLAPSVTFAENIVRGFYKHLSDRDLLKIMRITVLCFAVVVTFFAVNSELSIFKMVESAYKVTLVAAFVPLAFGVYWSRANSMGGLLAVVGGLTIWISCEILAPNAILPPQLAGLLASLLGMILGSLVPKDLLKPV; this comes from the coding sequence GTGCTTATTTGGTTCGTCATCATTTATTGGGTTATTTCTGTAGGCATTGGCTTGTGGGCTGCTTTACGAGTGAAAAATACTGCCGACTTCGCAGCCGCCGGCCACAGTCTCCCGATGCCCATTGTGACTGCAACTGTATTTGCGACATGGTTTGGGTCAGAAACAGTATTGGGTATTCCAGCTACCTTTCTTAAGGAGGGTCTGGGCGGTGTAGTTTCTGATCCCTTTGGATCCTCTTTATGCCTAATTTTGGTCGGTCTCTTTTTTGCGCGGCATTTGTATAACCGCCGCATGCTCACGATTGGTGATTTCTTTCGTGAGAAGTATGGTCGAACTGTTGAGGTATTAGTAACACTCTGTATTGTTGTCTCCTACTTGGGATGGGTTGCTGCACAAATTAAAGCCTTAGGTTTGGTATTTAACGTTGTGTCAGAGGGTGGTATCTCACAGACGGGTGGCATGATGATTGGCGCAGCTAGCGTTTTGATCTACACCTTATTTGGCGGGATGTGGTCGGTGGCGATTACTGACTTTATTCAGATGATCATTATCGTGGTCGGCATGCTGTATATCGGTGGTGAAATGACCATGCAAACTGGGGGAGTTGCGGTAGTGATTGAGCATGCAGCGGCGGCGGGTCAATTTAGTAACTTCTGGCCCGATATGAATTTGGCGTCTATTCTAGGTTTCGTTGCAGCCTTGTGCACGATGATGCTCGGCTCGATTCCGCAGCAAGATGTGTTTCAACGAATTACCTCTTCGAAGAATGTCAATATTGCGGTGCAGGCTGCCATATTAGGTGGCGTTTTGTACTTTATTTTTGCTTTTGTACCAATGTATTTAGCCTACTCAGCAACCTTAATTAATCCGGATTTAGTAAAAGAATATTTAGATACTGACCCTCAGATGATTCTGCCAAAGTTGATTCTGAATCATGCGCCAATGATTGCGCAGGTCATGTTCTTTGGCGCCTTACTTTCTGCAATTAAGAGTTGTGCCAGCGCCACCTTACTTGCGCCTTCCGTTACGTTTGCTGAAAACATTGTTAGAGGTTTTTATAAACACTTGTCTGATCGAGATTTATTGAAAATTATGCGCATTACCGTTTTGTGTTTTGCTGTAGTGGTAACCTTCTTTGCCGTGAATTCTGAACTTTCAATTTTTAAAATGGTAGAAAGCGCCTACAAGGTGACCCTGGTAGCTGCGTTTGTGCCCTTGGCATTTGGGGTTTATTGGTCTAGAGCAAATTCAATGGGTGGATTGCTAGCTGTGGTGGGTGGCCTAACCATTTGGATCAGCTGTGAAATTTTGGCTCCAAATGCGATTTTGCCACCTCAATTGGCGGGCTTATTAGCCAGTCTGTTGGGCATGATTTTGGGAAGTTTGGTGCCAAAAGACCTTTTAAAGCCTGTTTAA